Proteins encoded within one genomic window of Hahella chejuensis KCTC 2396:
- the ppsR gene encoding posphoenolpyruvate synthetase regulatory kinase/phosphorylase PpsR, with translation MKRTAFFISDGTGITAEALGQSLLAQFEFIEFEKITLPYIDSLEKARKAVARIDKASEIDGNKPVIFDTIVNSEIRAEIRKSQGYMIDIFGTFLEPLEQELGSKSTYTVGKSHSIVSNSSYNRRIDAMNYALENDDGARVRYYNEADIILVGVSRSGKTPTCIYLALQYGIKAANFPLTEDDILDQRLPESLRSYREKIFGLTIDPERLAVIRNERKPNSKYASIKQCNYEVEEVELMYRRERIPYLNSTDYSVEEISTRIMMMTGIERHIR, from the coding sequence ATGAAAAGAACCGCATTTTTTATATCCGACGGCACAGGCATTACCGCCGAAGCCTTGGGACAGAGTCTGCTGGCGCAGTTTGAATTCATAGAATTTGAAAAAATCACCCTGCCATACATCGACTCTCTGGAGAAAGCCCGCAAAGCCGTCGCCCGCATAGATAAAGCCTCAGAAATAGACGGCAATAAGCCCGTCATATTCGACACTATCGTCAACAGTGAAATCCGTGCGGAGATACGCAAAAGCCAGGGATATATGATTGATATCTTCGGCACTTTTCTGGAGCCCCTGGAACAGGAGCTGGGATCAAAGTCCACTTATACCGTTGGGAAATCTCACTCAATAGTGAGTAACTCTTCCTACAACCGCCGCATCGACGCCATGAACTATGCGCTGGAGAATGACGATGGCGCGCGGGTTCGCTACTACAATGAGGCGGATATTATATTGGTCGGCGTCTCCCGTAGCGGCAAAACCCCAACCTGCATTTACTTGGCGCTGCAATACGGCATCAAGGCCGCCAACTTTCCCTTAACCGAAGACGATATCTTGGATCAGCGCCTGCCGGAATCCCTGCGCAGCTATCGCGAAAAGATATTCGGCCTGACCATAGATCCAGAGCGTCTCGCCGTCATTCGTAATGAGCGCAAGCCCAATTCCAAATACGCTTCGATCAAGCAGTGTAACTATGAAGTAGAGGAAGTGGAGCTGATGTACCGCCGTGAGCGCATTCCTTATCTCAACTCCACAGACTATTCCGTTGAAGAAATATCCACTCGCATCATGATGATGACCGGCATCGAACGCCACATTCGCTGA
- the ltrA gene encoding group II intron reverse transcriptase/maturase, with amino-acid sequence MKTEAIRMGQGIQGDVGRYPAETEARVEADTGAHSWTNAEPNTLMEQVLERPNLMHAYQRVMSNKGAAGVDQMPVAALKGHLQQHWPTLRERLLAGDYHPQPVRRVSIPKPQGGERILGIPTVQDRLIQQALHQVLSPMLEPIFSDHSYGFRPGRSAHQAVRAMQRHINDGHRWVVDLDLEQFFDRVNHDVLMGLLARRIADRRMLTLIRRYLQAGMLDGGLVSPRREGAPQGGPLSPLLSNVLLTELDRELERRGHRFCRYADDCNIYVRSERAGHRVMTSITHYLKMHLRLKVNAEKSAVDRPWRRSYLGYSVSWRKQVRLRIAPKSLKRYQAKLRQLLRQSRGRPLQTTIARLNPALRGWANYYRLTTSKRPVEGLDGWVRRRLRLLLWRQWKRTYTRARNLMRLGLSEQRAWSSASNGRGPWWNSGASHMNAALPKRMFDRLSLVSLLDTMNRLQRQS; translated from the coding sequence ATGAAGACAGAAGCGATCCGGATGGGTCAGGGTATTCAGGGAGACGTCGGACGGTATCCGGCAGAGACTGAAGCCCGTGTTGAGGCAGACACGGGGGCTCACTCGTGGACGAACGCGGAGCCGAATACGCTGATGGAACAGGTGCTTGAGCGCCCGAACCTGATGCATGCGTATCAGCGGGTGATGTCCAACAAGGGCGCCGCCGGTGTCGATCAGATGCCGGTGGCGGCCCTGAAAGGCCACCTGCAACAGCATTGGCCAACGCTGCGAGAGCGGCTGTTGGCCGGAGACTACCATCCTCAACCAGTACGCCGGGTCAGTATCCCCAAACCGCAAGGCGGAGAACGGATACTGGGCATCCCAACGGTACAGGATCGCCTGATCCAACAAGCCCTGCACCAAGTGCTGAGCCCGATGCTGGAGCCGATCTTCTCGGACCACAGTTACGGGTTCCGCCCCGGGCGAAGCGCCCATCAGGCGGTTAGGGCGATGCAACGGCACATCAACGACGGTCACCGCTGGGTGGTCGATCTGGATCTGGAGCAGTTCTTTGACCGGGTCAACCACGATGTGCTGATGGGCCTGCTGGCCCGCCGCATCGCCGACCGACGGATGCTCACCCTGATCCGCCGATACCTGCAAGCCGGTATGCTGGACGGTGGGCTGGTCAGCCCAAGGCGGGAAGGCGCGCCGCAAGGCGGCCCCCTGTCACCTCTGCTCTCTAATGTGCTCCTGACCGAACTGGACCGGGAGCTGGAGCGCCGGGGCCACCGGTTCTGCCGCTACGCGGACGACTGCAATATCTACGTCCGAAGCGAGCGGGCCGGTCACCGGGTCATGACTAGCATTACCCATTACCTGAAAATGCACCTTCGCCTGAAAGTGAACGCGGAGAAAAGTGCTGTGGATCGACCATGGCGCCGGAGCTATCTGGGTTACAGCGTGAGCTGGCGCAAGCAGGTACGGCTGAGGATCGCGCCGAAGAGCCTGAAGCGCTACCAGGCCAAACTGCGTCAGTTGCTCAGACAATCACGAGGGCGACCGCTGCAGACCACCATTGCGCGACTGAATCCGGCACTCCGGGGCTGGGCGAACTACTATCGCCTGACGACCTCGAAGCGCCCAGTGGAAGGACTCGATGGCTGGGTGCGACGGCGGTTGCGCCTGTTGCTCTGGCGACAGTGGAAACGGACTTACACCCGAGCCCGTAATCTAATGCGACTAGGACTGTCCGAGCAGAGGGCTTGGAGTAGCGCAAGCAATGGTCGGGGACCTTGGTGGAATAGTGGCGCGTCCCATATGAACGCGGCGCTTCCCAAGAGGATGTTCGACCGCCTGTCTCTGGTAAGCTTGCTGGATACGATGAACCGGCTTCAGCGCCAATCATGA
- a CDS encoding insulinase family protein — protein MSDSLSLDIAHPTFECISRRKIDALKIELQEFRHLKTGARHFHLSSEQKENVFLVALRTVPTDSTGVAHILEHTTLCGSKNFPVRDPFFMMTRRSLNTFMNAFTSSDWTAYPFASQNRKDYFNLLDVYLDSVFFANLNELDFAQEGHRFEFEEAENPESDLVYKGVVYNEMKGAMSSPMSQLWGAVTKYLYPTSTYHYNSGGEPDHIPDLTHEQLLQFYRKHYHPSNAVFMTFGDLPANELQKVFEDKALKQFERSDDIPVISDEKRYFSPIRVQEAYPLAAEEESASKSHIVMGWLLTPSSDLERNLEAHLLSNVLLENSASPLMQALETTDLGHSPSGLCGLEDSYKEMAFVCGIEGSEPERAAAFESLVVGVLEKVATEGVPLEKLEAVLHQLELSQREISGDSYPYGLQLILAAMSPALQGVDPAELLDIDPVLVKLRERIKNPEYIKTLVKELLLDNPHRITLTLAPDAQLEAQREKYIYAKLQAVKSRLSDEEKQKIVAQAQALNERQNQKDPEDILPKVGLDDVPLDIAIPEPVKAQGALPLTAYAQGTNGLIYHQAILPLPDLSDEELSLLPLLTFCLAEVGAGERSYLEMQERQSAYTGGVSCYWEIRGEVADEQKCKGFLVVSGKALQRNQAELIGLMKEFLYQPRFDELDRIKELVALLASRREQGVTSNGHGMAMMAAASRLSPAGAIGHRTGGLAGIQWIKALDKSFADKAKLQAFADSLKQLHQKLIANPAQFLSVAEPANLDVFNQTVFAEWGDVANDSQVSLLNLPSTREHCQVGWITNSQVSFCAKVYATVPSDHADAAALTVLGHYLRNGFLHRAIREQGGAYGAGAGQDNANSVFRFYSYRDPRIEGTLSDFDESVSWLLNREHDPAELEQAVLGVVSNIDKPRSPAGEAKSAFHSELFGRTAEQRKQFRRRVLGVTMDDLERVAKTYLLNKEASVAVVSGENAKDTFNKLNLTVHKI, from the coding sequence ATGTCTGACTCGTTGTCTTTGGATATCGCCCATCCCACATTTGAATGCATTAGCCGACGCAAAATAGATGCGTTGAAAATTGAGCTTCAGGAATTCCGGCATCTGAAAACCGGAGCCAGGCACTTTCACTTGAGTTCCGAGCAAAAAGAAAACGTATTTCTGGTTGCGTTACGCACGGTGCCGACGGATTCCACTGGCGTCGCCCATATTCTTGAGCATACGACGCTGTGCGGCAGCAAGAATTTCCCCGTGCGCGATCCGTTTTTCATGATGACGCGGCGTTCATTAAATACCTTTATGAATGCTTTCACCAGCAGCGACTGGACGGCTTACCCTTTCGCCAGTCAAAATCGCAAAGACTATTTTAATCTGCTGGATGTCTATTTGGATTCCGTGTTTTTCGCGAATCTGAATGAGCTGGATTTTGCGCAAGAAGGACACCGTTTTGAATTCGAGGAAGCGGAAAACCCTGAGTCCGATTTGGTCTATAAAGGCGTTGTCTACAATGAGATGAAAGGCGCTATGAGTTCGCCGATGTCGCAATTGTGGGGGGCGGTCACCAAATATCTGTACCCGACATCCACTTATCATTACAACAGTGGCGGCGAGCCTGACCACATCCCTGACCTGACTCACGAACAACTGCTGCAGTTTTATCGTAAGCATTATCATCCCAGTAATGCGGTGTTCATGACCTTTGGCGACCTGCCGGCGAATGAGCTGCAGAAAGTGTTTGAAGACAAGGCGTTGAAGCAGTTTGAACGTTCTGACGATATTCCCGTCATCAGTGATGAAAAACGGTACTTCTCGCCGATTCGCGTGCAAGAAGCCTATCCGCTGGCGGCGGAAGAAGAGTCCGCCTCCAAGTCTCACATCGTCATGGGTTGGTTGCTGACGCCGAGCAGCGATCTTGAGCGCAACCTGGAAGCTCACCTGCTATCTAATGTTCTATTGGAAAACAGCGCTTCGCCGCTGATGCAAGCGTTGGAGACTACAGATTTGGGCCATTCGCCCTCTGGCCTTTGCGGCTTGGAAGACTCCTATAAAGAAATGGCGTTTGTGTGCGGAATAGAAGGCTCTGAGCCTGAGCGCGCGGCGGCGTTTGAGTCTTTGGTCGTGGGCGTGCTGGAAAAAGTGGCGACGGAAGGCGTGCCTCTGGAAAAACTGGAAGCAGTGCTGCACCAGTTGGAACTGAGCCAGCGTGAAATTTCCGGAGACTCGTACCCTTACGGCCTGCAATTGATTCTGGCGGCCATGTCCCCTGCGCTGCAAGGCGTGGACCCTGCGGAATTACTGGATATTGATCCGGTGTTGGTGAAACTGCGGGAGCGCATCAAGAACCCGGAATACATTAAAACTCTGGTGAAAGAGCTACTGCTGGATAACCCTCATCGCATTACCCTGACATTAGCCCCGGATGCGCAATTGGAAGCTCAGCGGGAAAAGTATATCTACGCTAAATTACAGGCGGTTAAGAGCCGTTTGTCGGATGAAGAGAAGCAGAAAATCGTCGCACAGGCGCAAGCGTTGAACGAGCGTCAGAATCAAAAAGACCCGGAAGATATTCTTCCTAAGGTGGGCCTGGACGACGTTCCTCTGGATATTGCGATTCCCGAACCGGTCAAGGCTCAAGGCGCTTTGCCGTTGACGGCCTATGCTCAAGGGACTAACGGTTTAATCTATCATCAGGCTATTTTGCCATTGCCGGATCTGAGTGATGAGGAGTTGTCGCTGTTGCCGCTGTTGACCTTCTGTCTGGCGGAAGTCGGCGCTGGCGAGCGCTCCTATCTGGAAATGCAGGAGCGTCAGTCCGCCTACACTGGCGGCGTTTCCTGCTATTGGGAAATACGCGGCGAAGTGGCGGATGAACAGAAGTGTAAAGGTTTTCTGGTTGTTTCCGGCAAGGCGTTGCAACGCAATCAGGCCGAGCTGATTGGTTTGATGAAGGAGTTCTTGTATCAGCCCCGCTTTGATGAACTTGATCGTATTAAAGAGTTGGTGGCCTTGTTGGCTTCAAGACGGGAGCAGGGCGTCACCAGCAATGGTCACGGTATGGCGATGATGGCGGCGGCCAGCCGCTTGAGTCCTGCAGGGGCGATAGGTCATCGTACGGGCGGCCTGGCTGGTATTCAATGGATCAAAGCATTGGATAAGTCATTTGCAGATAAAGCCAAACTGCAAGCGTTCGCCGACAGCTTGAAGCAATTGCACCAGAAACTTATCGCCAATCCGGCGCAATTCCTGAGCGTTGCGGAGCCGGCTAACCTGGATGTGTTCAATCAGACCGTATTTGCAGAGTGGGGGGATGTGGCCAATGATTCCCAGGTAAGCCTGCTTAACCTGCCTTCCACGCGAGAGCATTGTCAGGTGGGGTGGATCACCAATAGCCAGGTAAGTTTCTGCGCCAAAGTCTACGCTACCGTTCCCAGCGATCATGCGGACGCCGCTGCCTTGACCGTATTAGGCCACTACCTGCGCAACGGCTTCCTGCACCGGGCGATTCGTGAGCAGGGCGGCGCTTATGGCGCGGGGGCGGGGCAGGACAACGCCAACTCCGTATTCCGTTTCTACTCCTACCGTGATCCTCGGATAGAAGGAACGTTGAGCGACTTTGACGAATCTGTTTCCTGGTTGCTGAATCGGGAGCATGACCCGGCGGAACTGGAGCAGGCAGTATTGGGCGTAGTCAGCAATATTGATAAACCACGCTCCCCGGCGGGTGAGGCGAAGTCGGCTTTCCATAGCGAGTTGTTCGGTCGTACTGCAGAGCAGCGGAAGCAGTTCCGTCGTCGCGTCCTTGGTGTGACGATGGACGATTTGGAGAGGGTGGCCAAAACCTATCTGCTGAACAAAGAAGCCAGCGTGGCGGTTGTAAGTGGAGAGAACGCCAAAGACACGTTCAACAAACTGAACCTGACCGTTCACAAGATATAA
- a CDS encoding PilZ domain-containing protein — protein sequence MRLTTMRDYSEKRDFIRMKVDSEIVLTIADTGRSLKGVCKDLSGAGMSIEIGEPFAEGAEFQTSLPSSNEAFPSFETIVRVIRCTPVSEDRYIIGVEITKVVN from the coding sequence ATGAGACTGACAACTATGCGCGATTACAGCGAGAAACGTGATTTCATCCGTATGAAAGTCGACTCAGAAATTGTGTTGACTATCGCCGACACTGGCAGAAGCTTGAAAGGGGTTTGCAAAGACCTGAGCGGGGCGGGAATGTCCATCGAAATTGGAGAACCGTTCGCCGAGGGCGCGGAGTTTCAGACTTCACTCCCCTCGTCTAACGAAGCATTTCCTTCTTTTGAGACCATCGTCCGAGTGATCAGATGTACACCAGTATCTGAGGACAGGTACATCATTGGCGTAGAGATCACCAAGGTCGTCAATTGA
- the rraA gene encoding ribonuclease E activity regulator RraA — protein sequence MKYVTPDLCDAYPQLVSVVEPMFQNFGAKSSFGGEIVTVKCFEDNSVVKQQVDQPGHGKVMVVDGGGSKRAALLGDMLAEKAAANGWEGIIIYGCIRDVDVIRQTDLGVQALGTHPMKTDKRGIGDLNADITFGGVTFKPGHYVYADNNGVIVSPEPLSMPQEQ from the coding sequence GTGAAATATGTCACTCCGGACTTATGCGACGCATATCCACAGTTGGTTAGCGTGGTTGAGCCAATGTTTCAAAATTTCGGCGCCAAAAGCTCATTTGGCGGAGAGATTGTGACGGTTAAGTGTTTTGAGGATAACTCTGTGGTCAAGCAGCAGGTGGATCAACCTGGGCATGGGAAGGTTATGGTAGTGGATGGCGGCGGCTCCAAAAGGGCGGCGCTCTTGGGTGATATGCTGGCGGAAAAAGCGGCGGCCAATGGATGGGAGGGAATTATTATCTACGGATGTATCCGGGATGTAGATGTTATTCGCCAAACGGATCTTGGGGTTCAAGCATTAGGTACTCATCCCATGAAAACGGATAAGAGGGGAATCGGTGACTTGAATGCGGACATTACATTTGGCGGCGTCACATTTAAACCCGGACATTATGTCTACGCAGACAACAATGGCGTGATAGTATCTCCTGAGCCGCTAAGCATGCCCCAAGAGCAATAA
- the ppsA gene encoding phosphoenolpyruvate synthase codes for MGDIDKVGGKNASLGEMISNLAHAGVTVPLGFATTAHAYREFLQTEGLDKRIHDELAKLDVNDVVALAETGSRIRQWITDTPFPRQLDEAIASGVAKLQEGNQNMAVAVRSSATAEDLPDASFAGQQETFLNIVGVDNIRHAVKEVFASLFNDRAISYRAHHGFEHSHVALSAGIQRMVRSESASSGVMFTLDTESGFKDVVFITASYGLGETVVQGAVNPDEFYVHKPTFEAGRPAVLRRNLGSKAIKMVYGDHGSAGKSVQTVNVDQEDRGKFSLTDAEIYELTRQALVIEKHYDRPMDIEWAKDGDDGKLYIVQARPETVKSRASAVMERYLLKEKGKVLCEGRSIGQKIGSGPVRVITNISEMDKVKDGDVLVTDMTDPDWEPVMKRASAIVTDRGGRTCHAAIIARELGIPAVVGCGDATELLQDGVNVTVSCAEGDTGMIYEGLLDFELQKNSVESMPKLPFKIMMNVGNPDRAFDFQALPNEGVGLARLEFIINRMIGVHPKALLNFDTLPRDVKQVVEKRISGYSSPVDFYIEKLVEGISTLAAAFYPQRVIVRLSDFKSNEYANLIGGTIYEPEEENPMLGFRGASRYISDSFRDCFELECRALKKVRNEMGFTNVEIMVPFVRTVGEAKQVVELLEQNELRRGDNGLRLVMMCELPANALLAEQFLEYFDGFSIGSNDLTQLTLGLDRDSGIVAHLFDERNDAVLRLLSMAIQACKNAGKYIGICGQGPSDHPDFAKWLMDQGIDSVSLNPDSVLDTWFFLAEKHA; via the coding sequence ATGGGCGATATCGACAAAGTGGGGGGAAAGAACGCCTCACTTGGCGAGATGATCAGTAACTTGGCTCACGCCGGAGTTACCGTTCCGTTGGGGTTCGCCACTACCGCTCACGCTTATCGTGAGTTCCTCCAGACTGAGGGATTGGATAAGCGTATTCATGATGAGCTGGCCAAGTTGGATGTGAACGATGTGGTAGCGTTAGCGGAAACCGGTTCCCGTATTCGCCAGTGGATCACAGACACTCCTTTCCCCAGGCAGTTGGATGAAGCGATCGCCTCTGGCGTCGCCAAACTGCAAGAAGGCAATCAGAATATGGCGGTGGCGGTTCGTTCCTCCGCCACTGCAGAAGACCTGCCGGACGCCTCTTTCGCAGGCCAGCAGGAAACATTCCTGAATATCGTCGGCGTCGACAACATCAGACACGCAGTGAAAGAAGTTTTTGCGTCTTTGTTTAATGATCGCGCTATTTCCTATCGCGCACACCATGGTTTTGAACACAGTCACGTGGCTCTGTCCGCAGGTATTCAGCGTATGGTGCGCAGTGAATCTGCATCCAGCGGGGTTATGTTCACCCTGGATACAGAGTCAGGCTTTAAAGATGTTGTATTCATCACGGCATCATATGGCTTGGGTGAAACTGTGGTGCAAGGCGCTGTTAACCCGGATGAATTCTATGTTCATAAGCCTACATTTGAAGCCGGTCGTCCAGCTGTATTGCGTCGCAATCTGGGCAGCAAAGCTATCAAGATGGTGTACGGCGATCACGGCTCCGCGGGCAAATCCGTGCAGACCGTAAATGTCGATCAGGAAGACCGCGGCAAGTTTTCTCTGACCGACGCGGAAATTTACGAGCTGACCCGTCAGGCCTTGGTTATCGAAAAGCATTATGACCGCCCGATGGATATCGAGTGGGCGAAAGACGGCGATGACGGCAAGCTGTACATCGTACAGGCGCGTCCGGAAACCGTTAAGAGCCGCGCTTCCGCTGTTATGGAGCGCTACCTGCTAAAAGAGAAGGGTAAAGTGCTGTGTGAAGGGCGTAGCATCGGCCAGAAAATCGGTAGCGGCCCTGTTCGCGTTATCACCAATATTTCTGAGATGGATAAGGTTAAGGACGGCGACGTGTTGGTCACCGATATGACCGACCCGGATTGGGAACCCGTAATGAAGCGTGCGTCCGCCATCGTGACCGATCGCGGCGGCCGTACCTGCCATGCGGCGATTATTGCTCGTGAGCTGGGTATCCCTGCGGTGGTCGGTTGCGGAGACGCCACCGAACTGTTGCAGGATGGCGTCAATGTGACGGTCTCCTGCGCCGAAGGCGATACCGGTATGATCTATGAAGGTTTGCTGGACTTCGAGCTGCAGAAAAACAGCGTTGAATCCATGCCCAAACTGCCGTTCAAAATCATGATGAACGTTGGTAACCCGGATCGCGCTTTTGACTTCCAGGCGCTGCCTAACGAAGGCGTGGGTCTGGCGCGTTTGGAGTTCATCATCAACCGTATGATCGGTGTGCACCCCAAAGCGTTACTGAATTTCGACACCTTGCCTCGCGATGTTAAGCAGGTCGTGGAGAAGCGCATTTCCGGCTATTCGTCTCCCGTCGACTTCTACATCGAAAAACTGGTCGAAGGTATCTCCACGCTGGCGGCGGCGTTTTACCCGCAGCGCGTCATCGTGCGTCTGTCTGACTTCAAGTCCAACGAATACGCTAATCTGATTGGCGGCACTATCTATGAACCGGAAGAAGAAAACCCCATGTTGGGCTTCCGTGGCGCCTCCCGTTACATTTCGGACTCTTTCCGCGACTGTTTTGAGCTGGAGTGTCGCGCGCTGAAGAAAGTGCGCAATGAAATGGGCTTCACTAACGTGGAGATCATGGTTCCGTTTGTGCGGACTGTGGGAGAGGCCAAACAGGTGGTAGAGCTGCTTGAACAAAATGAACTGCGTCGCGGCGACAACGGTCTGCGTCTGGTTATGATGTGTGAGCTGCCCGCCAACGCGCTATTGGCCGAACAGTTTCTGGAATACTTCGATGGTTTCTCCATCGGTTCCAATGACCTGACTCAGCTGACGTTAGGGTTGGATCGCGATTCCGGTATTGTGGCGCATCTGTTCGATGAGCGTAACGATGCGGTATTGCGTCTGCTGTCTATGGCTATTCAGGCCTGTAAAAACGCTGGCAAATACATTGGCATCTGCGGACAAGGTCCATCCGATCATCCTGATTTCGCCAAGTGGCTGATGGATCAGGGCATCGATAGCGTCTCGTTGAATCCTGACTCTGTGCTTGATACCTGGTTCTTCCTGGCGGAAAAGCACGCGTAA
- a CDS encoding NAD(P)H-binding protein has protein sequence MMDGGRSALILGASGLVGGLCLRHLLASAHYAQVTAVVRRLIEVDDSKLTQKVVNFDRLEQELADTHTDDVFCCLGSTMKKAGGQEAFKRVDYEYPVAAARVMRRGGSTHFLLVSALGASEKSLFFYNRVKGKTERAILEEGFPFVTIFRPSLLLGERQESRFLEGVGVKAAAWLNPLMQGPLRKYAGLEANKLALRLVREAEEALTRSRPSILTLESDDLQRSL, from the coding sequence ATGATGGATGGAGGGCGCAGTGCTTTGATATTGGGGGCGAGTGGTCTTGTCGGGGGGCTATGTCTTCGTCATTTACTTGCATCGGCGCATTACGCGCAAGTGACTGCGGTGGTGCGTCGTCTTATTGAGGTGGATGACTCGAAGCTGACGCAGAAAGTGGTTAATTTTGATCGATTGGAACAGGAGCTGGCGGATACACATACAGACGATGTGTTTTGTTGCTTGGGTTCAACGATGAAAAAGGCGGGTGGTCAGGAGGCGTTTAAGCGGGTCGACTATGAATACCCTGTTGCTGCGGCTCGTGTTATGAGGCGTGGTGGCTCCACTCACTTTTTGCTGGTGTCGGCTCTAGGGGCGTCAGAAAAATCCCTGTTTTTCTACAATCGCGTTAAAGGAAAGACAGAGAGGGCAATACTGGAAGAAGGCTTTCCTTTTGTGACGATCTTCCGGCCCTCTTTGCTGCTCGGTGAGCGCCAAGAGTCGCGATTTTTGGAAGGGGTGGGCGTTAAAGCTGCGGCATGGCTGAATCCCCTTATGCAAGGGCCGCTCAGAAAATATGCCGGACTGGAAGCAAATAAACTGGCGCTTCGTCTGGTCAGGGAGGCGGAAGAAGCTTTAACCCGGAGCAGGCCGTCCATTCTGACGCTTGAGTCCGATGATTTGCAAAGGTCTTTGTGA
- a CDS encoding PEGA domain-containing protein → MVDLRPLLFINALVLMLLVTAGFAHRQDINIPALADSLSPATERRAGDIKTTDYGTPIGSADLSAQLESFRSTENAPGESLEEAILFVDQLTPEQQQALEESNAAQDPESGELLASADADQTLSLPQQVVAKETQPSPSPATPETGKLFIRSNVANDNVLINGKPYGASAVEVELPAGEYDIEVSKEGYKTFRNKIDLARGDSRTVSVTLNPITVVEYKDGVWKHGVVTGEGTYVGKDGSRYQGEFVNKLFHGKGSLKMANGAEYSGEWNEGRKHGHGSFKQPNGDLYVGDFRNDQFNGEGALTLKSGDIYTGYWVDGKLNGEGTLTGKNGMLYVGGFSESKYHGSGSLTYPDGTHYEGGFANGQFQGKGELIYADGKKYTGQFFEGKFHGQGELLNPNGSKISGTFKFGKPYGLATLTTPEGEIFTARSSNPGVCYRLKSYRATQCPPLEGW, encoded by the coding sequence ATGGTCGATCTGAGACCACTTTTATTTATCAATGCGCTTGTCCTGATGCTGCTGGTGACCGCCGGCTTCGCCCATAGGCAAGATATCAACATACCGGCGCTGGCGGATAGCTTATCTCCCGCGACCGAGCGCAGGGCAGGCGATATTAAAACTACCGATTACGGCACGCCCATCGGCAGTGCGGACCTCAGCGCCCAGCTGGAAAGTTTCCGTTCTACCGAAAACGCGCCGGGGGAGTCGCTGGAAGAGGCCATTCTGTTCGTCGACCAGTTGACGCCCGAACAGCAACAGGCGCTTGAAGAATCTAACGCAGCGCAAGATCCTGAGAGCGGCGAGCTTCTGGCTTCAGCGGACGCGGATCAAACGCTCTCCTTACCACAGCAGGTTGTTGCGAAAGAAACCCAACCGTCGCCTTCCCCCGCAACGCCAGAAACCGGCAAGCTGTTTATCCGTTCAAATGTCGCCAATGACAATGTTCTCATTAATGGAAAGCCCTATGGGGCCAGCGCCGTCGAAGTAGAATTGCCCGCTGGAGAATACGACATAGAAGTAAGCAAAGAAGGCTACAAAACCTTTCGCAATAAGATCGATCTCGCCCGAGGCGATTCCCGCACCGTCAGCGTGACGCTGAATCCCATAACGGTTGTGGAGTATAAAGATGGCGTCTGGAAACACGGCGTTGTAACCGGAGAGGGAACCTATGTCGGCAAAGATGGCTCCCGCTACCAGGGAGAGTTCGTCAACAAGCTGTTTCATGGCAAAGGTTCACTAAAGATGGCCAACGGCGCGGAATACAGCGGTGAATGGAATGAAGGTCGCAAGCACGGGCATGGCTCTTTCAAACAGCCTAACGGCGACCTGTATGTCGGCGACTTCAGAAACGACCAGTTCAATGGCGAAGGCGCGCTTACGCTGAAAAGCGGCGACATCTATACAGGATACTGGGTTGATGGAAAACTGAACGGCGAAGGCACGTTGACTGGCAAAAACGGCATGCTCTACGTTGGCGGTTTTTCCGAAAGCAAATATCACGGCTCCGGTTCGCTGACGTATCCTGACGGAACTCATTATGAAGGAGGCTTCGCCAACGGACAGTTCCAGGGTAAAGGGGAACTCATTTACGCGGACGGCAAGAAGTACACCGGACAGTTCTTTGAAGGGAAATTTCATGGACAGGGGGAATTACTGAACCCCAATGGCAGTAAAATTAGCGGTACGTTTAAATTCGGCAAACCATACGGACTGGCGACGCTGACGACGCCGGAGGGCGAGATATTCACCGCCCGTAGCAGTAACCCCGGCGTTTGCTATCGCCTGAAAAGTTATAGAGCAACTCAATGCCCGCCTTTAGAAGGCTGGTAA
- a CDS encoding methylglyoxal synthase, which produces MTDQVNRPKGVTSVALIAHDNKKADLIAWVEKNSVKLNKCTVYATGTTGKLIAEKTGVDVKRCHSGPLGGDQQIGALISEGKVDLLIFFWDPLEPMPHDPDIKALLRLATLWNVPSACNSATADFLVNSNLFEEFLPQRPDFDSYLSRDVPGN; this is translated from the coding sequence ATGACAGATCAAGTAAATCGCCCCAAGGGCGTCACCAGTGTCGCTCTTATCGCTCACGATAACAAAAAAGCCGACCTGATCGCCTGGGTGGAAAAAAATAGCGTTAAACTGAACAAATGTACAGTCTACGCGACGGGCACGACTGGAAAATTGATTGCTGAAAAAACGGGAGTGGACGTTAAGCGCTGCCATAGCGGCCCACTGGGCGGAGACCAGCAGATAGGCGCTTTGATCTCAGAGGGAAAAGTTGATTTGCTGATATTTTTCTGGGATCCGCTGGAGCCGATGCCGCATGACCCGGATATCAAGGCGCTGTTGCGTCTGGCCACATTATGGAATGTGCCTAGCGCCTGCAATTCGGCGACCGCTGATTTTCTGGTCAACTCGAACTTATTTGAAGAATTCCTGCCGCAACGTCCTGATTTCGACTCTTATCTCAGCCGGGATGTCCCTGGTAATTGA